GGCGTCGGCTTCTTCGATCACATGCTGGATTCGTTTTCGACCCACGGCCTGTTCGACCTGACCGTCCACTGTGACGGCGATCTGGAGATCGACGACCACCACACCGTCGAGGACGTGGCGATCACGCTGGGCGAGGCCCTCGCGGAAGCGCTGGGCGAGAAACGCGGCATCCGGCGCTTCGCCGACCGCCGGGTCCCGCTGGACGAGGCCGTCGCCGGTGTCGTCGTCGACGTGTCCGGCCGGCCCTACTTCGCGTTCGACGGCGAGTTCTCACAGGGGCGGGTCGGCGGGCTGACCAGCCACATGGCCAAGCACTTCTGTCGGTCGCTCGCGACCAACGCCGGGCTGACGCTGCACGTCGACGTGAGCGGCGAGAACGCCCACCACGAGATCGAGGCGCTGTTCAAGGGACTGGCGCGGGCGCTGGACGACGCCACCCGGATCGACGAGCGCCGGTCGGACGTGGCGAGCACGAAAGGCGAGCTGTAGCGACCGAGTTCGGGTACACGGCGGCGTTCGGTGCCGCCGGAGCCGTCATCTTCGCCGGGGCCGCCATCGTGCTGTCGCTGCGTCACATCTCCGAGAAGACGAACACGGCCGGCGCTGCCGGGACGGCCCTGGAGGAGTGACGGCGTGTCCGGCAGTATAAGAGATCCTTTCCGGCCGCCCGTGCAGGGTGTGATATGGCTCCGGCCACGTTCACCGCAATCGGTCTGATCGCGATCGTCGGGCTCGTCGCCCTGAGCGCCTTCTTCTCCAGCAGCGAGAGCGCGATCTTCACGCTCCCCGAGGACTGGGACACGGAGAGCGACGACCGTCGGGCGGCGACGCTGCGTGCGCTCGAAGACGACCCCCACCGGCTACTGGTGACGATCCTCGTCGGGAACAACGTCGTCAACATGGCGATCGCCAGCATCACGACCGCGCTGCTGTCTGGCGTCCTCCCGGCCGGCGGGGCCGTCACCGCCTCGACCGTCGCGGCCAGTTTCGTCGTGCTGGTGTTCGGTGAGATCGTTCCCAAGTCCTACGGGCTCGCAAACGCCCGCGAGTGGGCGCTCACCATCTCCCAGCCACTGGCCGTGATCGGGCGGCTCATCTCCCCGCTCGTGGTCGTCTTCGACGTGTTGACGGGATATATGAACCGCCTGATCGGCGGCGACGCCGGAATCGAGAAGCCGTATCTCGACGATCAGTAGCCCTATCGGGCCCGGCCACACACCGACACGTATGTTCGACGAGATCATGGAGAAGTTCTCCGACTCCCCCGGCCAACAGCAGGTGATCCGCCTGCTGCTCGAACGGGGCTTCTCCGTCAACGACGACGGCCGAGTCGTCTCCGGCGACATCGAGATTCCGAACACGGAGGTCGCCCGCGAGGTCGACGTGGACCGCCGGGTCGTCAACGCCACGACGAGCGCGATCCTCGAAGACGAACAGCTCACGCGCATCTTCCAGAACATCTCGGCGATCCCGAGCCTGATGGACCTGGCTCCGGTGCTCGATCTGACCGTGCTGACCGTCGCTGTCAGCAACGCCGAGGAGAGCGGCATCGTCGCGGCGGTCACCGACGCCATCGCGGACCACGACATCACGATCCGGCAGGTGATCTCCGAAGATCCGGAGTTCACCGACGACCCCCGCCTGTACGTCATCACCGACGAGGCCTTCCCCGGCGACCTGATCACCGACATCAACGCGCTGCCCTTCGTCCACCGGATCGAGTTGCAGTAGATGGCCACGATCACCGTCGAGACGCCCGACGGCGCGGTCCGAGAGATCGACTGCGAGGCCGGGCGCGTGTTGCGGGACGTGCTGATAGAACACGGGCTGTCGCCCCACAGCCGCCTCGCCGTCGCCAACTGCGGCGGCCGGGGCCTGTGTGCGACCTGTGGCGTTCGACTCGAAACGCCGCCCGACGCGGAGCACTGGCACGATCGGCTGGCCGATCGCTTTGGCTACCCGCGGCTGTCCTGCCAGATCGAGATCGTCGACGGCATGTGCGTGCGGATTCCCGAGAAGCGAGTGTGGGGCCGGCGAGAGTGAGCCTGTCCGGAAGGACAAACCGTATGCCCACACCGGCACAACGGCCGCTGTGACCGACGAGGCGTACGACACCGTCGCGGGCCGGGGGGAGGCGGCCTTCGAGGTGCAGGGCTCGGAGTTCGTGGGCCGGGTGCGCCCGGCCCACACCGTCGACGAGGCGGAGGCGTTCGTCGACGCCGTGAGTCGAGAGTACGCCGATGCGACCCACAACGTCCCGGCCTACCGGGTGCGGGCCGACCCCCTGCGCGAGTATTCGAGCGACGACGGCGAGCCCTCCGGCAGCGCCGGCAAGCCCGCGCTCAACGTCCTCCAGCAACGCGAGATCGAGAACGTCGCCGTCGTCGTCACCCGCTACTACGGCGGGACCAACCTCGGCGTGGGCGGCCTCGCCAGAGCGTACTCGCGGGCGGTCAAGGACGCGGTCGACGACGCCGGCATCACGACCGAGCGACCCCACGAGCGGCTGACGGTCACGGTCGACTACGACGACTCGGGCACGGTGCGTGGCATCGTCGAGAGCACCGGCGTCGAGTTCGACGCGCGCTACGAGGCGACGGTGACGTTCGACCTGCGGGTGCCGGTCGCGGAGGCCGACACCCTCCGTGAGCGCATCGCCAGCGCGACCAGCGGTCGGGCACGGATCGGTTCGTCAGACGACTAGATTTCCGGGGCCGAGAACGGGTTCGATCGTTCGCTCGAAGTTCCACTGGAACTCGCATTGGGCCACTGTCTTGCGAATTTCCACCCGAAGAGAAGGGGTTCGTGGATCGTCGAACGGACCTGCGGTGTCCACCTGTCGACCGTCCGGGACCTTAATCAGTTCGGAACGCCCTGTCACCGGCGTCGCCCAGGCCGGGGACGATGTAGCCGTCGTCGTCGAGTTCGTCGTCGATTGCGACCGTCAGCAGTTCCGCGCCGGGGTCGGCCTCGTTCAGGCGGACCAGCCCCGGCGGCGCGGCCACCGCAGAGAGCACGAGGAGCTGCTCGGGGTCGGGCCCCTGCGAGCGGATCTCCTCGAGGACCGCGGCCATCGTCGAGCCCGTCGCGAGCATCGGGTCGGCGACGATGACGGTGTCGGTCGCGCGGATCTCCGGCAGCTTCACGTAGTCGATCGAGATGGGGAACGAGCCGTCGTCTGCCATCCCGACGCTCTCGTCCCGGCTGGCCGAGATGACGCCCTGCCGGGCCCGCGGGAACGCCTTGAGCAGTCCCTCGACGAACGGCGTGGCCGCCCGCAGAACGTTGACGATCACCACGTCGTCGAGCCCCTTGACGCGCTCGCCCATCGTCTCCGTCAGGGGCGTCTGGATGGAGACGTACTCGGTCTCCATGCGACCGTCGATGATCTCGTAGCCACAGATCCGACCGAGACGGACCAGTCCCTTCCGGAACTCGACCTGTTCGGTCTCGACGTCACGGAGCCGCGACAGTTCGTCTCGTGCCAGTGCGTGGGTGATCACCTTCGCCTCGCCACGATCCTCGATAGCCATGCGCGGAGGCACGGGCGGACGGCGTTTAACTGTTGATCGATCGCTCCGGAGCGGCGACCGCTACACGTCGCCGGCCCGCGGCGAGAACGACAGGTCGGCCTCCGTCTCCTCCTGTCCGCTCTCGGGCGTCTCCGTCTCCTCCTGTCCGCTCTCGGGCGTCTCCGTCTCGGCTTCGCCGTCGTCCGCTCCGTCCTCGGCTTCGCCGTCGTCCGCTCCGTCCTCGTCTGTGCCGTCGTCCGCTCCGTCCTCGTCTGTGCCGTCGTCCGCGCCGTCGTCCTCGTCGGTCCCGACGGCACCGCCACCGCCGCCGTCGCTACAGCCGGCCAGCAGGCCGATGCTCGTGAGTGCTGTCGCCCTGACGAAGTGTCGTCGAGTGCTGTCGTCCATGCACCCGGTGCTGGGCGTGGGACCCATTTCGTTATGCGATTCGAATCGGGAACAGTTCACACTTATCCGACGGTAAGGACGGGTGGCGGGCCGAGAGACGGTTCTACGCTGGACTTACCGGGCCCGGCTACGCGGCGTCGGCGGCCGCTCCGGAATCGCCGCGGGGGGCCGCCCGCCGGTTCTTCGCCAGCAGCGCGACCAGCATCGCGAGTCCGACGGCCCGGAGCAACAGGTCGGCGGTCAGCGAGACCGAACCGCCGCCGAGCCCCAGCAACGTCGTCACGTCGTAGCCGGCCGACACCGGGAGTCCGGGGGCCATCAGCAGGAGGGAGCTGACCGCCAGTCC
Above is a genomic segment from Halomicrobium sp. LC1Hm containing:
- a CDS encoding CNNM domain-containing protein, whose translation is MAPATFTAIGLIAIVGLVALSAFFSSSESAIFTLPEDWDTESDDRRAATLRALEDDPHRLLVTILVGNNVVNMAIASITTALLSGVLPAGGAVTASTVAASFVVLVFGEIVPKSYGLANAREWALTISQPLAVIGRLISPLVVVFDVLTGYMNRLIGGDAGIEKPYLDDQ
- a CDS encoding amino acid-binding protein — its product is MFDEIMEKFSDSPGQQQVIRLLLERGFSVNDDGRVVSGDIEIPNTEVAREVDVDRRVVNATTSAILEDEQLTRIFQNISAIPSLMDLAPVLDLTVLTVAVSNAEESGIVAAVTDAIADHDITIRQVISEDPEFTDDPRLYVITDEAFPGDLITDINALPFVHRIELQ
- the upp gene encoding uracil phosphoribosyltransferase — its product is MAIEDRGEAKVITHALARDELSRLRDVETEQVEFRKGLVRLGRICGYEIIDGRMETEYVSIQTPLTETMGERVKGLDDVVIVNVLRAATPFVEGLLKAFPRARQGVISASRDESVGMADDGSFPISIDYVKLPEIRATDTVIVADPMLATGSTMAAVLEEIRSQGPDPEQLLVLSAVAAPPGLVRLNEADPGAELLTVAIDDELDDDGYIVPGLGDAGDRAFRTD
- a CDS encoding copper-binding protein, with protein sequence MDDSTRRHFVRATALTSIGLLAGCSDGGGGGAVGTDEDDGADDGTDEDGADDGTDEDGADDGEAEDGADDGEAETETPESGQEETETPESGQEETEADLSFSPRAGDV
- the hisB gene encoding imidazoleglycerol-phosphate dehydratase HisB, translating into MTDRTAAVTRETAETDIEVTLDVDGDGESTIDTGVGFFDHMLDSFSTHGLFDLTVHCDGDLEIDDHHTVEDVAITLGEALAEALGEKRGIRRFADRRVPLDEAVAGVVVDVSGRPYFAFDGEFSQGRVGGLTSHMAKHFCRSLATNAGLTLHVDVSGENAHHEIEALFKGLARALDDATRIDERRSDVASTKGEL
- a CDS encoding 2Fe-2S iron-sulfur cluster-binding protein encodes the protein MATITVETPDGAVREIDCEAGRVLRDVLIEHGLSPHSRLAVANCGGRGLCATCGVRLETPPDAEHWHDRLADRFGYPRLSCQIEIVDGMCVRIPEKRVWGRRE
- a CDS encoding YigZ family protein → MTDEAYDTVAGRGEAAFEVQGSEFVGRVRPAHTVDEAEAFVDAVSREYADATHNVPAYRVRADPLREYSSDDGEPSGSAGKPALNVLQQREIENVAVVVTRYYGGTNLGVGGLARAYSRAVKDAVDDAGITTERPHERLTVTVDYDDSGTVRGIVESTGVEFDARYEATVTFDLRVPVAEADTLRERIASATSGRARIGSSDD